One stretch of Arachis duranensis cultivar V14167 chromosome 1, aradu.V14167.gnm2.J7QH, whole genome shotgun sequence DNA includes these proteins:
- the LOC107463905 gene encoding pterocarpan synthase 1-like, whose translation MATPMNLTSNFFFFIFTVTIIYVAYTFPKLQQNQTNLAFYVHEHFTGEDTTAATVAGKAGPTSNIFHFGTVAVVDDPVTVGPSVDSKVIGRAQGLYINSQLDGKGLHMAFSVIFTDGKFKGSTLEIQGSDISGMKEREFGIVSGTGYFRFVKGYGVMETVFKDLAKLRGTLKLNVTVKHY comes from the coding sequence ATGGCCACCCCAATGAACCTCActtccaacttcttcttcttcatcttcaccGTTACAATCATCTACGTAGCCTACACCTTTCCCAAGCTccaacaaaatcaaacaaacctCGCATTCTACGTCCACGAACACTTCACTGGCGAAGACACAACCGCGGCAACCGTGGCCGGAAAGGCAGGCCCCACCTCCAACATCTTCCACTTCGGCACCGTTGCAGTGGTGGATGACCCAGTAACAGTGGGACCCAGCGTCGACTCAAAAGTCATCGGAAGGGCCCAGGGACTTTACATAAACTCGCAGCTTGACGGAAAAGGGTTGCACATGGCATTCTCGGTGATATTCACCGATGGAAAGTTCAAAGGAAGCACGTTGGAGATTCAAGGCTCTGATATATCCGGAATGAAGGAACGAGAATTTGGTATTGTTTCTGGGACCGGTTATTTCCGGTTCGTCAAAGGGTATGGGGTTATGGAAACGGTGTTCAAGGATTTAGCTAAGCTCAGAGGAACGCTTAAACTCAATGTAACGgtcaaacattattaa